One Pectinophora gossypiella chromosome 9, ilPecGoss1.1, whole genome shotgun sequence genomic region harbors:
- the LOC126369501 gene encoding fasciclin-1 isoform X1 produces the protein MRGLVMLLLMATATLADRKMTIYEKLREDADLSQFLALLERNQIANSTLQFRQMTLFAPTNQAFQRYNGDMDDSLVLYHISNLAITLTNLDYAISSELDGNPPLWVTRRRDAMHDDIYINNAKVDVSRSYQAANRNGKRQVLHVIDQVLQPLQPHVSGSTSNPVYNPNAYQFLEHSDLFNIGVHRLRSFRQKVNQLKKKEVLNADGRHTFFIPVDEGFKPTTRSDLIDEKVVDGHVIPHHVLFTQATPDGREFETLAFGDNVKVIISFSTAINGREEITYVKSNTVAGDTKHSKGVVMADIVRANIPVKNGVVHLIQRPLMVVDTSIVDFLKVSEKEDGPLCKFYEVIMDLGTNNQFLVELSTGKDLTLFAPSNEAWNEFSVQNIMRNHPRLNEILKLHLVRERLPMDLILQNNLNQIYQAPTALAKKYLYFNVLTKGHNQTLTVEGGGVNATVSQPNIAATNGFIHIIDRVLGVPYTTVFEKLKTDPMLNITYNLGKRQMFNHPLNEMEHRYTYFVPRDHAWLKFQIRHPSAFKALFREDYGYFTKQILERHLIRAGRAYSVSDLKLLANDTHPFVLPTSRDPLRMRVKESDKNYYVEWNGRWIHVFRPDVECTNGIIHVIDEPFVLESDIHAAGSAETLCLANTFFLLLISFVFVRILEN, from the exons TTCCTGGCGCTGCTGGAGCGCAACCAGATCGCCAACTCGACGCTACAGTTCCGACAGATGACGCTATTCGCGCCCACCAACCAGGCCTTCCAGCGTTACAACGGGGACATGGATGACTCGCTCGTTCTGTACCACATAT CAAACCTGGCGATAACGCTGACTAATTTGGACTACGCCATATCGTCGGAGCTGGACGGCAACCCGCCGCTGTGGGTGACGCGGCGCCGCGACGCCATGCACGACGACATCTACATCAACAACGCTAAGGTCGACGTCTCCCGCTCCTACCAGGCCGCCAACAGGAACGGCAAGAGACAG gTGCTCCACGTGATAGACCAAGTCCTGCAGCCGCTGCAGCCACACGTCTCAGGCTCCACCAGTAACCCGGTGTACAACCCCAACGCTTACCAGTTCCTCGAACACTCCGACCTCTTCAACATCGGCGTTCACAGGCTCAG gtCATTCAGACAGAAGGTGAATcaattgaaaaagaaagaagTTCTGAATGCTGATGGCAGACATACGTTCTTCATTCCAGTCGACGAAGGTTTTAAg CCAACGACGAGATCAGACCTGATCGATGAGAAGGTAGTAGACGGGCATGTGATTCCGCACCACGTCCTCTTCACGCAAGCGACACCCGATGGACGTGAGTTCGAGACTCTGGCCTTTGGAGACAATGTGAAGGTCATCATTTCCTTCAGCACAGCTATAAATGGACGAGAGGAAATCA CATACGTGAAGTCCAACACTGTGGCTGGTGACACGAAGCACAGTAAAGGTGTGGTGATGGCCGACATTGTCCGAGCGAACATCCCCGTCAAGAACGGCGTGGTTCACCTGATCCAACGGCCTCTCATGGTCGTCGACACATCCATTGTTGACTTCTTGAAGGTCAGT GAGAAAGAAGATGGGCCTCTCTGCAAGTTCTACGAAGTGATCATGGATCTAGGTACCAACAATCAGTTCCTGGTGGAACTCTCGACTGGGAAAGACCTCACCCTCTTCGCTCCCTCCAACGAAGCTTGGAACGAATTCAGCGTGCAAAACATCATgag AAACCATCCAAGATTAAACGAGATATTGAAATTGCATTTAGTTCGGGAAAGGTTACCAATGGATCTGATACTACAGAATAATTTGAACCAG ATTTATCAAGCTCCCACGGCGTTGGCTAAAAAGTACTTGTACTTCAACGTGTTGACGAAAGGTCACAACCAGACACTGACAGTGGAGGGAGGGGGGGTGAACGCAACTGTCTCTCAGCCCAACATCGCGGCCACCAATGGATTCATCCACATCATCGATAGAGTACTTGGTGTTCCTTACACCACTGTCTTTGAGAAACTAAAAACGGACCCGATGCTAAA CATCACATACAACTTAGGCAAGCGCCAAATGTTCAACCATCCACTTAATGAAATGGAACACCGATACACATATTTTGTGCCACGAGACCACGCATGGTTGAAATTTCAAATCCGACATCCGTCTGCTTTCAAAGCGTTGTTCAGAGAGGATTACGgatatttt ACGAAACAAATCCTAGAGAGGCACTTGATCAGAGCAGGTCGTGCCTACTCTGTGTCAGACTTGAAACTGTTAGCAAACGATACGCACCCCTTCGTGCTTCCTACGTCACGGGACCCGCTGCGGATGCGTGTCAAGGAATCTGATAAGA atTACTACGTGGAGTGGAACGGGCGCTGGATCCACGTGTTCCGACCAGATGTCGAGTGTACTAATGGCATCATCCATGTCATCGACGAACCCTTCGTGTTGGAGAGCGACATCCATGCAGCTGGCAGTGCAGAAACCCTCTGCCTCGCAAATACTTTCTTTTTGCTactaatttcttttgttttcgtTCGTATTTTAGAAaactaa
- the LOC126369501 gene encoding fasciclin-1 isoform X2 encodes MRGLVMLLLMATATLADRKMTIYEKLREDADLSQFLALLERNQIANSTLQFRQMTLFAPTNQAFQRYNGDMDDSLVLYHISNLAITLTNLDYAISSELDGNPPLWVTRRRDAMHDDIYINNAKVDVSRSYQAANRNGKRQVLHVIDQVLQPLQPHVSGSTSNPVYNPNAYQFLEHSDLFNIGVHRLRSFRQKVNQLKKKEVLNADGRHTFFIPVDEGFKPTTRSDLIDEKVVDGHVIPHHVLFTQATPDGREFETLAFGDNVKVIISFSTAINGREEITYVKSNTVAGDTKHSKGVVMADIVRANIPVKNGVVHLIQRPLMVVDTSIVDFLKEKEDGPLCKFYEVIMDLGTNNQFLVELSTGKDLTLFAPSNEAWNEFSVQNIMRNHPRLNEILKLHLVRERLPMDLILQNNLNQIYQAPTALAKKYLYFNVLTKGHNQTLTVEGGGVNATVSQPNIAATNGFIHIIDRVLGVPYTTVFEKLKTDPMLNITYNLGKRQMFNHPLNEMEHRYTYFVPRDHAWLKFQIRHPSAFKALFREDYGYFTKQILERHLIRAGRAYSVSDLKLLANDTHPFVLPTSRDPLRMRVKESDKNYYVEWNGRWIHVFRPDVECTNGIIHVIDEPFVLESDIHAAGSAETLCLANTFFLLLISFVFVRILEN; translated from the exons TTCCTGGCGCTGCTGGAGCGCAACCAGATCGCCAACTCGACGCTACAGTTCCGACAGATGACGCTATTCGCGCCCACCAACCAGGCCTTCCAGCGTTACAACGGGGACATGGATGACTCGCTCGTTCTGTACCACATAT CAAACCTGGCGATAACGCTGACTAATTTGGACTACGCCATATCGTCGGAGCTGGACGGCAACCCGCCGCTGTGGGTGACGCGGCGCCGCGACGCCATGCACGACGACATCTACATCAACAACGCTAAGGTCGACGTCTCCCGCTCCTACCAGGCCGCCAACAGGAACGGCAAGAGACAG gTGCTCCACGTGATAGACCAAGTCCTGCAGCCGCTGCAGCCACACGTCTCAGGCTCCACCAGTAACCCGGTGTACAACCCCAACGCTTACCAGTTCCTCGAACACTCCGACCTCTTCAACATCGGCGTTCACAGGCTCAG gtCATTCAGACAGAAGGTGAATcaattgaaaaagaaagaagTTCTGAATGCTGATGGCAGACATACGTTCTTCATTCCAGTCGACGAAGGTTTTAAg CCAACGACGAGATCAGACCTGATCGATGAGAAGGTAGTAGACGGGCATGTGATTCCGCACCACGTCCTCTTCACGCAAGCGACACCCGATGGACGTGAGTTCGAGACTCTGGCCTTTGGAGACAATGTGAAGGTCATCATTTCCTTCAGCACAGCTATAAATGGACGAGAGGAAATCA CATACGTGAAGTCCAACACTGTGGCTGGTGACACGAAGCACAGTAAAGGTGTGGTGATGGCCGACATTGTCCGAGCGAACATCCCCGTCAAGAACGGCGTGGTTCACCTGATCCAACGGCCTCTCATGGTCGTCGACACATCCATTGTTGACTTCTTGAAG GAGAAAGAAGATGGGCCTCTCTGCAAGTTCTACGAAGTGATCATGGATCTAGGTACCAACAATCAGTTCCTGGTGGAACTCTCGACTGGGAAAGACCTCACCCTCTTCGCTCCCTCCAACGAAGCTTGGAACGAATTCAGCGTGCAAAACATCATgag AAACCATCCAAGATTAAACGAGATATTGAAATTGCATTTAGTTCGGGAAAGGTTACCAATGGATCTGATACTACAGAATAATTTGAACCAG ATTTATCAAGCTCCCACGGCGTTGGCTAAAAAGTACTTGTACTTCAACGTGTTGACGAAAGGTCACAACCAGACACTGACAGTGGAGGGAGGGGGGGTGAACGCAACTGTCTCTCAGCCCAACATCGCGGCCACCAATGGATTCATCCACATCATCGATAGAGTACTTGGTGTTCCTTACACCACTGTCTTTGAGAAACTAAAAACGGACCCGATGCTAAA CATCACATACAACTTAGGCAAGCGCCAAATGTTCAACCATCCACTTAATGAAATGGAACACCGATACACATATTTTGTGCCACGAGACCACGCATGGTTGAAATTTCAAATCCGACATCCGTCTGCTTTCAAAGCGTTGTTCAGAGAGGATTACGgatatttt ACGAAACAAATCCTAGAGAGGCACTTGATCAGAGCAGGTCGTGCCTACTCTGTGTCAGACTTGAAACTGTTAGCAAACGATACGCACCCCTTCGTGCTTCCTACGTCACGGGACCCGCTGCGGATGCGTGTCAAGGAATCTGATAAGA atTACTACGTGGAGTGGAACGGGCGCTGGATCCACGTGTTCCGACCAGATGTCGAGTGTACTAATGGCATCATCCATGTCATCGACGAACCCTTCGTGTTGGAGAGCGACATCCATGCAGCTGGCAGTGCAGAAACCCTCTGCCTCGCAAATACTTTCTTTTTGCTactaatttcttttgttttcgtTCGTATTTTAGAAaactaa